In Nocardioides faecalis, the following proteins share a genomic window:
- a CDS encoding DinB family protein, with product MSDELSNYRDYLDQYRQTLVRKCEGLTPAQLATRSVPPSSMSLLGMVRHLARVEHFWFCRALSSSDGPRIYDDGDAGFADVVATDEAVAEAFAEWRAQVALGDALLDTLVGTDLGREVTFRRGTETATVRDILVHLIEEYARHCGHADLLRECLDGVTGE from the coding sequence GTGAGCGACGAGCTGAGCAACTACCGCGACTACCTCGACCAGTACCGCCAGACCCTGGTGCGCAAGTGCGAGGGACTGACGCCGGCGCAGCTGGCCACCCGGTCGGTGCCGCCGAGCAGCATGAGCCTGCTCGGCATGGTGCGCCACCTCGCCCGCGTGGAGCACTTCTGGTTCTGCCGTGCGCTGAGCTCCAGCGACGGTCCGCGGATCTACGACGACGGTGACGCGGGCTTCGCCGACGTGGTGGCCACCGACGAGGCGGTGGCCGAGGCCTTCGCCGAGTGGCGCGCCCAGGTGGCGCTCGGCGACGCCCTGCTCGACACGCTCGTCGGCACCGACCTGGGCAGGGAGGTCACCTTCCGGCGCGGCACCGAGACCGCCACCGTGCGCGACATCCTGGTGCACCTGATCGAGGAGTACGCCCGCCACTGCGGGCACGCCGACCTGCTGCGCGAGTGCCTGGACGGCGTCACCGGCGAGTGA
- a CDS encoding thioesterase family protein yields the protein MSYLLDDAVASVPLGQGRHRVRITDDWNTANGTPNGGYVLALLQHAATAESVHPDPLSIAVTYFRPALPGDAEISVREVRRGRRVSTYDATLVQDGKEIAHAVLSTHDWDTAGAVEHVPHVAPDVPGPLECADTSSLIPAGAFPILDRYTYRAPQAPGWLVGQPSGVTEGTCWLRAADGRPVDALLAGAMVDAFPPVTAEIGHLASATIQLTVHYRRRPETLWALGHVVTRHVIAGYHDEDVELWDEQGRLVAQSRQLAILAAG from the coding sequence GTGAGCTACCTCCTCGACGACGCCGTCGCCTCCGTGCCGTTGGGCCAGGGCCGGCACCGGGTCCGGATCACCGACGACTGGAACACCGCCAACGGCACCCCCAACGGCGGCTACGTGCTGGCGCTGCTGCAGCACGCCGCGACGGCCGAGTCCGTCCACCCGGACCCGCTGAGCATCGCGGTGACCTACTTCCGTCCCGCCCTGCCCGGGGACGCCGAGATCAGCGTCCGCGAAGTGCGCCGGGGCCGCCGCGTCTCGACGTACGACGCCACGCTGGTCCAGGACGGCAAGGAGATCGCGCACGCGGTGCTCAGCACCCACGACTGGGACACCGCCGGTGCGGTGGAGCACGTGCCGCACGTCGCCCCCGACGTGCCGGGACCGTTGGAGTGTGCCGACACCAGCTCGCTCATCCCGGCCGGGGCGTTCCCGATCCTGGACCGCTACACCTACCGCGCGCCGCAGGCGCCGGGGTGGCTCGTCGGGCAGCCCAGCGGCGTCACCGAGGGCACCTGCTGGCTCCGCGCCGCGGACGGGCGCCCCGTCGACGCGCTGCTCGCCGGCGCCATGGTCGACGCGTTCCCGCCGGTGACCGCCGAGATCGGCCACCTGGCCTCAGCCACCATCCAGCTGACGGTGCACTACCGGCGCCGCCCGGAGACGCTCTGGGCGCTCGGGCACGTGGTGACCCGGCACGTCATCGCGGGCTACCACGACGAGGACGTCGAGCTGTGGGACGAGCAGGGTCGCCTGGTCGCCCAGAGCCGCCAGCTGGCGATCCTGGCCGCTGGCTGA
- the dapD gene encoding 2,3,4,5-tetrahydropyridine-2,6-dicarboxylate N-succinyltransferase, which produces MTAAWGFGLTTYAADQTVLDTWFPAPALGEKPADVEAPAELVALTGADAARGVTRQVILVEIADLGAAPTSTAEVWLRLHLLSHRLVAPHGQSLDGIFGLLTNVVWTSAGPCAVEGFEATRARLQADGRHVSVYGVDKFPRMVDYVLPTGVRIADADRVRLGAHLAEGTTVMHEGFVNFNAGTLGASMVEGRISAGVVVGDGSDIGGGASIMGTLSGGGKQVISIGERCLLGANAGIGISLGDDCVVEAGCYVTAGTKVTVLQPGEEARVVKAAELSGASNVLFRRNSVTGAVEATGWQGHGIALNADLHAN; this is translated from the coding sequence GTGACTGCTGCCTGGGGCTTCGGCCTGACCACCTATGCCGCCGACCAGACCGTCCTGGACACCTGGTTCCCCGCCCCCGCGCTGGGCGAGAAGCCCGCGGACGTCGAGGCGCCGGCCGAGCTGGTCGCGCTGACCGGCGCGGACGCCGCACGCGGCGTGACCCGGCAGGTGATCCTCGTCGAGATCGCGGACCTGGGCGCCGCGCCGACCAGCACCGCGGAGGTCTGGCTGCGCCTGCACCTGCTCTCCCACCGCCTCGTCGCCCCGCACGGACAGAGCCTGGACGGCATCTTCGGCCTGCTCACCAACGTGGTGTGGACCTCCGCCGGCCCGTGCGCCGTCGAGGGCTTCGAGGCCACCCGGGCCCGGCTGCAGGCCGATGGCCGGCACGTCAGCGTCTACGGCGTGGACAAGTTCCCCCGCATGGTCGACTACGTGCTGCCCACCGGGGTCCGCATCGCCGACGCCGACCGGGTCCGCCTCGGCGCGCACCTGGCCGAGGGCACCACGGTGATGCACGAGGGCTTCGTGAACTTCAACGCCGGCACCCTGGGCGCCTCGATGGTGGAGGGCCGGATCTCGGCCGGTGTCGTCGTCGGCGACGGCTCCGACATCGGCGGCGGCGCCTCGATCATGGGCACCCTGTCCGGCGGCGGCAAGCAGGTCATCTCGATCGGCGAGCGCTGCCTGCTGGGCGCCAACGCCGGCATCGGCATCTCGCTCGGCGACGACTGCGTGGTCGAGGCCGGCTGCTACGTCACCGCGGGCACCAAGGTCACCGTGCTCCAGCCCGGCGAGGAGGCACGCGTGGTCAAGGCCGCCGAGCTGTCGGGGGCGAGCAACGTGCTCTTCCGCCGCAACTCCGTCACCGGCGCGGTCGAGGCGACCGGCTGGCAGGGCCACGGCATCGCGCTGAACGCCGACCTGCACGCCAACTGA